One Mangrovimonas cancribranchiae DNA segment encodes these proteins:
- a CDS encoding TraB/GumN family protein yields the protein MKYAISLCLFLAVSYLTFGQNTILWKVSDTINKKTSYVVGTFHQFGNSFVDDIPELKNALLSSELAIFESIANPQDTRDMMAKRDRSLDIEQYLKKRDLKKLKQISANWKVDLYKLRPIELSWKLQQEFQKIKCETVKPTDKWEHFDNYLIHIAKQNKIACLGLETDSMQLDFIAKEHNFPNWEDEKKTIQLFIKKLSRNKLEKGDCFFTERYRNFNLDYKLTEDCPDNILIKQRNQNWMKVLPNLLQSKNCFVALGYLHLTRNCGIISRLRALGFVVSPVEL from the coding sequence ATGAAGTATGCTATTAGCCTTTGCCTCTTTCTTGCCGTATCTTATTTAACATTTGGGCAAAATACTATTCTTTGGAAAGTATCGGATACCATTAATAAGAAAACCAGCTATGTAGTAGGAACATTTCATCAATTTGGAAATTCTTTCGTCGATGATATACCAGAACTAAAAAATGCCCTGTTAAGCTCAGAACTTGCCATTTTCGAATCTATTGCCAATCCACAAGACACACGTGATATGATGGCAAAAAGAGATAGATCCTTAGATATTGAACAGTATCTTAAAAAAAGAGATTTAAAAAAATTAAAACAAATAAGCGCCAATTGGAAAGTCGATTTATACAAACTTCGTCCTATAGAACTTAGTTGGAAGCTACAACAAGAGTTTCAAAAGATTAAATGCGAAACTGTTAAGCCTACTGATAAATGGGAGCATTTCGACAATTACCTTATTCATATTGCTAAACAAAATAAAATTGCATGTTTAGGTCTTGAAACAGATAGTATGCAATTAGATTTTATTGCGAAAGAACATAATTTTCCTAATTGGGAAGATGAGAAAAAAACGATTCAACTTTTTATAAAAAAATTAAGTCGTAATAAACTTGAAAAAGGCGATTGTTTTTTTACAGAAAGATACCGAAACTTTAATTTAGACTATAAACTAACCGAAGACTGCCCAGACAACATTTTAATAAAACAACGTAACCAAAATTGGATGAAAGTTTTACCTAACCTATTACAAAGTAAAAACTGTTTTGTTGCTTTGGGTTATCTTCATCTTACACGTAATTGTGGAATTATATCTCGATTGCGAGCGTTAGGTTTTGTTGTATCCCCAGTTGAATTATAA
- a CDS encoding DUF5916 domain-containing protein, which produces MRLATVFIYFFITLISVQAQEKKHLNIKRTTTPPKIDGIIDDKVWQNAQEATNFIQFKPDVGNTLPSHQKTSVKATYDDHAIYFAAFLHDNPKDIMKQFNQRDNFGQQDFFGIILNPNNDAQNDTEFFIFPSGNQADAVASPSIGEDFGWNAVWESAVKIGSNGWVIEVKIPYRCLRFSNKEVQTWGIQFHRHFRTDRSQYTWNPINPTKGNIGLYHGVLTGIQNIQPPTRLSFYPFASGLYTTQDGKSEDKFTLGLDLKYGISENFTLDATLIPDFSQAGFDDVQLNLGPFEQTFAEQRQFFTEGVDLFNKGGLFYSRRVGSAPVGRPNLSNDEEITNFPSKVKVLNAVKVSGRTKNGLGIGFFNAITEKTNAKIKNTITGETRNEVVEPVTNYNIFVVDKQFNSNSSVSLINTNVTRNGHFRDANVTGVLADITNKSNTINATGQLKMSNINMPNGTSTGFSSELGVRKINGNYRYGIYHNLANDDYDINDLGVIFRNNYNNFSADVSYRIFEPTTTFNTFNANLWVDYSRLLKPSTYTGTNIGASFNATNKKLHSFGASASFEPGKQYDYFEPRTEGYHFIYENKYNVNTWISSNYNNTFALDTSLGAAGILENNRDAFNYWYSISPRIKFSEKFILVYSYEFDNYNGDRGFVTKQDNHIIFGQRDRRTVVNSLSGNYNFNALNALTLTFRNYWSTVTYHDNLYTLQENGRLTQEAGLTTTDIQNPDVNFNTWNLDLSYTWQFAPGSLLSALYRNQLFENSNEASKAYFESLDTLFQQPIQHTFSLRLVYFIDFNTIKNKLKKKV; this is translated from the coding sequence TGTAAAAGCCACTTACGATGATCATGCTATCTATTTTGCCGCTTTTTTACATGATAATCCAAAGGACATAATGAAGCAGTTTAACCAAAGAGATAACTTTGGGCAACAAGATTTCTTTGGCATTATACTAAACCCTAATAATGATGCCCAAAACGATACCGAATTCTTTATATTCCCTTCTGGAAACCAAGCCGATGCTGTTGCATCACCCAGTATTGGAGAAGATTTTGGGTGGAATGCTGTATGGGAAAGTGCGGTAAAAATAGGAAGCAACGGTTGGGTTATTGAAGTGAAAATACCATACCGCTGTTTACGTTTTTCAAATAAAGAAGTGCAAACTTGGGGTATACAATTTCATAGACATTTTCGCACCGATAGATCACAATATACCTGGAACCCTATTAATCCCACTAAAGGTAATATAGGTCTTTATCATGGTGTACTTACAGGAATACAAAACATCCAACCTCCTACCCGATTAAGTTTTTACCCTTTTGCCTCTGGCTTATACACAACTCAAGATGGTAAATCTGAAGACAAGTTTACACTAGGTTTAGATTTAAAATATGGTATTAGTGAAAACTTTACGTTAGACGCCACATTAATTCCCGATTTTAGTCAAGCAGGGTTTGATGACGTGCAACTTAATTTAGGGCCTTTTGAGCAGACCTTTGCCGAGCAACGTCAGTTTTTTACTGAAGGAGTCGATCTTTTTAATAAAGGAGGGTTATTTTATTCCAGACGCGTGGGAAGTGCACCAGTAGGAAGGCCTAACTTATCTAACGATGAGGAAATCACCAATTTTCCTTCAAAAGTAAAAGTTCTTAACGCTGTTAAAGTATCTGGACGTACAAAAAATGGTTTAGGTATCGGTTTTTTTAATGCTATTACCGAAAAAACAAACGCAAAAATTAAAAATACGATAACAGGAGAAACCAGAAACGAAGTGGTAGAACCTGTAACAAATTATAACATTTTTGTTGTTGATAAGCAGTTTAACAGCAATTCCTCTGTGAGTTTAATTAATACTAACGTGACTAGAAACGGCCACTTTAGAGACGCTAATGTTACAGGAGTACTTGCAGATATTACTAATAAAAGCAATACTATTAATGCAACTGGACAGCTTAAAATGAGTAATATTAATATGCCAAATGGTACAAGTACAGGATTTAGTTCGGAGTTAGGTGTGCGTAAAATAAACGGTAATTATCGTTATGGTATTTACCACAACCTTGCTAATGATGATTACGATATAAATGATCTAGGCGTTATATTTAGAAACAATTATAATAACTTTTCTGCTGATGTTTCTTACCGTATTTTCGAACCAACTACAACATTTAATACATTTAACGCAAACTTATGGGTAGATTACAGCAGGCTATTAAAACCTAGTACATATACAGGAACTAATATAGGGGCTAGTTTTAATGCTACTAATAAAAAGCTTCACTCCTTTGGCGCTAGTGCCTCTTTTGAACCTGGTAAACAATATGATTATTTTGAGCCTCGTACTGAGGGCTATCATTTTATTTACGAAAATAAGTACAATGTTAATACGTGGATATCATCAAACTACAACAATACCTTTGCCTTAGACACAAGCTTGGGAGCAGCAGGTATTTTAGAAAACAATAGAGATGCCTTTAATTATTGGTATAGCATAAGCCCTAGAATAAAGTTTAGTGAAAAGTTTATTTTAGTGTATAGTTACGAATTTGATAACTACAATGGCGACCGTGGCTTTGTAACCAAACAAGATAACCATATTATTTTTGGACAGCGAGACCGCAGAACTGTAGTAAACAGCCTAAGTGGCAACTACAATTTTAATGCCTTAAATGCCCTTACACTCACGTTTCGTAATTATTGGTCTACCGTTACTTATCACGACAATTTATATACCTTACAAGAAAATGGAAGATTAACACAAGAGGCCGGGCTTACTACAACAGATATACAAAATCCAGATGTAAACTTTAACACATGGAATTTAGATCTCTCCTACACTTGGCAATTTGCGCCAGGGAGTTTACTATCTGCTTTATATCGTAATCAGTTATTCGAAAATTCCAACGAAGCCTCAAAAGCTTACTTTGAGAGTTTAGATACTTTGTTTCAGCAACCTATTCAACATACTTTCTCTTTGAGATTAGTCTATTTTATTGATTTTAACACTATAAAAAACAAGCTTAAAAAGAAAGTCTAA
- a CDS encoding ABC transporter ATP-binding protein yields the protein MITAKNIHKYYGDLHVLNGVNLNIKKGEVVSIVGASGAGKTTLLHILGTLDKASKKEDSSLTINNTNVFKLKDKALAKFRNEHIGFIFQFHQLLPEFTALENACLPAFIKGTSKTKAEERAMELLEFLGLKHRCDHKPNELSGGEQQRVAVARALINNPEVVFADEPSGNLDSESAENLHNLFFKLRDEFGQTIIIVTHNEELANMADRKLTMVDGNIVD from the coding sequence GTGATTACAGCAAAAAACATTCATAAATACTACGGTGATTTACACGTATTAAACGGTGTTAATTTAAACATAAAAAAAGGAGAAGTTGTTTCTATTGTAGGAGCTTCAGGAGCTGGAAAAACAACCTTATTGCATATTTTGGGCACTTTAGATAAAGCTTCTAAAAAAGAAGACAGCAGCCTTACTATTAATAATACAAATGTGTTTAAGTTAAAAGATAAAGCTTTAGCAAAGTTTCGCAACGAGCATATTGGGTTTATTTTTCAATTTCACCAATTATTACCCGAATTTACGGCTTTAGAAAATGCTTGTTTACCAGCGTTTATAAAAGGAACATCGAAAACAAAAGCCGAAGAACGTGCCATGGAACTCTTAGAGTTTCTTGGGCTAAAACACCGTTGTGACCATAAACCCAACGAGCTTTCTGGCGGAGAACAACAACGTGTAGCTGTTGCTCGAGCTTTAATTAACAATCCCGAAGTTGTTTTTGCCGACGAACCTTCTGGAAACCTTGATAGCGAAAGTGCCGAGAACTTACACAATCTATTCTTTAAACTTCGTGATGAGTTTGGACAAACCATTATTATAGTTACTCATAATGAAGAACTAGCAAACATGGCCGATCGTAAACTAACTATGGTTGATGGTAATATTGTTGATTGA
- a CDS encoding LIC_10190 family membrane protein, with translation MLLILLSYCYTLVILGIVGIGVNKLLGIQKSHPIQTIAHGIFGVILFGLFWTIVSSLNIRFHLTLISIVILLAIKYKQEVITLYQNAFTSFFQLNTIFKVLFLITIILVILKCSGPPTLPDNESYYIQSIKWFTNYGMVTGLINLHPFLGQASGWHALQSIFGFGFVTNNLNDLNGLLLILINLFALEKLNLYVNNQNKRYYNLVVGLWPITNVVGFMFIASPSTDLPIYTLGVLLLYLALFFEDLPSIDVLKSIWILTATLWLIKATTFWFIIIPLILTIKFRPHTKKIIKFALVLLIVTTSILIVKNIIITGNPIYPLTTIKTLKTSWALPTSVEGYLFQYLKSYGYGLTPNTYNTSNSLQHIIHWLTNNGIDSILNLMALTTFLLTPLVYRKLKQKQALSLIYIVAVVQLFTLLITSPQLRFYLGFVLFFTCLLAAKLFKHKKAIITLLVVSIIFTSLSMLPVTKQLPIPNSLKNISWRTIIIPHENTNENQITYKKIKEGNTVFYSPATSDFFWGTHNAPLPALNKQQLDYFKKYFKTIPQQRTNNLKDGFISKKIIP, from the coding sequence ATGCTGCTTATACTCCTATCCTACTGTTACACTCTAGTAATTTTAGGTATTGTAGGTATAGGTGTAAATAAGTTACTAGGCATACAGAAAAGTCATCCTATACAAACCATTGCTCACGGTATATTTGGTGTTATCCTTTTTGGATTGTTTTGGACAATAGTATCTTCTTTAAATATAAGATTTCACCTTACTTTAATTAGTATAGTAATATTACTTGCCATAAAATATAAACAAGAGGTTATCACATTATATCAAAATGCTTTTACTAGTTTTTTTCAGCTGAATACTATTTTTAAAGTACTCTTTTTAATAACGATAATCCTTGTAATTTTAAAATGTTCTGGACCACCAACACTTCCGGATAATGAGTCTTACTATATACAATCTATAAAGTGGTTTACAAACTATGGCATGGTAACTGGCTTAATTAATTTGCATCCATTTTTAGGACAAGCATCGGGTTGGCATGCCCTACAAAGTATTTTTGGATTTGGTTTTGTAACTAATAACCTTAACGATTTAAACGGTTTATTACTTATTTTAATAAACTTATTTGCATTGGAAAAACTCAACTTATATGTAAATAATCAAAATAAACGCTACTATAACCTTGTTGTAGGTTTATGGCCAATTACAAATGTTGTTGGCTTTATGTTTATTGCTTCTCCATCTACCGATTTGCCTATATATACTTTAGGCGTTTTATTACTATATCTTGCTCTATTCTTTGAAGATTTACCTAGTATTGATGTACTTAAATCGATATGGATACTTACTGCTACGTTATGGCTTATAAAAGCTACCACATTCTGGTTTATCATAATTCCTCTAATACTTACTATAAAATTTAGACCACACACTAAAAAAATAATAAAATTTGCGTTGGTATTACTTATCGTAACTACTAGTATTTTAATCGTCAAGAATATAATCATCACTGGAAATCCTATTTACCCATTAACTACAATTAAAACACTAAAAACCTCTTGGGCATTACCAACATCGGTTGAAGGCTATTTGTTTCAATATTTAAAATCCTATGGTTATGGGCTTACGCCAAACACATACAATACTTCAAATAGTCTACAACACATAATACATTGGCTTACCAATAATGGTATAGATAGTATATTAAATCTTATGGCATTAACTACATTCCTTTTAACGCCACTAGTTTATAGGAAATTAAAGCAAAAACAAGCATTAAGCCTGATTTATATTGTAGCGGTAGTACAATTATTTACACTTTTAATAACATCGCCGCAACTTAGGTTTTATCTCGGGTTTGTATTATTTTTCACATGTTTATTAGCGGCAAAACTATTCAAACATAAAAAAGCTATTATAACACTTTTAGTTGTTAGCATTATCTTTACAAGCCTTAGCATGCTACCAGTAACAAAGCAACTACCAATACCCAATAGTTTAAAAAACATTTCATGGAGAACCATCATAATTCCTCATGAAAACACGAATGAAAACCAAATAACTTACAAGAAAATAAAGGAAGGCAATACTGTTTTTTATTCTCCAGCAACTAGTGATTTTTTCTGGGGAACACATAATGCGCCACTACCTGCATTAAATAAACAACAGTTAGATTATTTTAAAAAATACTTCAAAACTATTCCACAACAGCGAACAAACAATTTAAAAGACGGTTTTATCTCTAAAAAAATCATTCCTTAA
- a CDS encoding S10 family serine carboxypeptidase-like protein produces the protein MIRYSLLLLITLVGVTSHAQSRLVQIDTVVTTSNNITVNGQQINYTAKTGTQPVWDNSGEPIATLFYTYYKRNNVNKASQRPLIFSFNGGPGSASVWMHIAYTGPKVLNIDDEGYPVQPYGVKDNPNSILDVADIVFINPVNTGYSRMVKNKEGKYPDRDKFFGINADIKYLAEWMNTFVSRYNRWESPKYIIGESYGGTRVMGLSEELQNNQWMYLNGVIMVSPADYKVIYRGNPTASALNLPYYTAAAWYHKALPSELQQKDLLDILPEVENYSINTLLPALSKGGFITQEEKQTIANKMAYYSGLSTNDILQHNLDVPTSFFWKALLRDKSGHTIGRLDSRYLGLDKTDAGTSPDYNAELSSWLHSFTPAINYYIKEQLNFKTDAKYNMFGNVHPWDRQNDNTRERLRQAMAANPYLNVLIQSGYYDGATTYFNAKYTMWQVDPSGKMKDRFMFKGYRSGHMMYLRHDDLIKANDDLRAFITKTSSTGKAAKY, from the coding sequence ATGATACGTTATTCGTTATTGCTTTTAATCACACTCGTAGGTGTAACATCTCATGCACAATCAAGATTAGTACAGATTGATACAGTAGTTACCACATCAAATAACATTACTGTAAATGGGCAACAAATTAATTATACAGCAAAAACAGGCACCCAACCCGTTTGGGATAACAGCGGAGAGCCTATTGCCACGTTATTTTATACCTACTATAAAAGAAATAATGTAAATAAAGCCTCGCAACGTCCATTGATTTTCTCTTTTAATGGCGGACCAGGATCGGCTTCAGTTTGGATGCATATAGCCTATACAGGTCCAAAAGTTTTAAATATTGATGATGAAGGTTATCCGGTACAACCTTACGGAGTTAAAGATAACCCAAATTCTATTTTAGATGTAGCCGATATAGTTTTCATCAACCCTGTAAATACGGGTTACTCACGCATGGTAAAAAATAAAGAAGGAAAATATCCAGATCGTGATAAATTCTTTGGAATAAATGCCGATATCAAGTATTTAGCCGAATGGATGAATACCTTTGTAAGTCGTTATAATCGTTGGGAATCTCCTAAATATATTATTGGTGAAAGTTATGGCGGCACTAGAGTTATGGGGCTTTCTGAAGAATTACAAAACAACCAATGGATGTATTTAAATGGGGTAATTATGGTTTCTCCTGCCGATTATAAGGTTATTTATCGTGGTAATCCAACAGCCTCTGCATTAAACTTACCGTATTATACTGCTGCAGCATGGTACCACAAAGCATTACCTAGCGAATTACAACAAAAAGACTTACTTGATATTTTACCAGAAGTTGAAAATTATAGTATTAATACGTTGTTGCCAGCGTTATCAAAAGGTGGGTTTATTACTCAAGAAGAAAAACAAACCATTGCCAATAAAATGGCCTACTATTCAGGGTTATCAACAAATGATATTCTACAACATAATTTAGATGTTCCGACATCATTTTTCTGGAAAGCTTTATTACGTGATAAAAGTGGACATACCATAGGTAGATTAGATTCTAGATATTTAGGTTTAGATAAAACCGATGCTGGTACATCGCCTGATTACAATGCCGAACTATCGTCGTGGTTACATTCTTTTACTCCAGCAATTAATTATTACATTAAAGAGCAATTAAACTTTAAAACCGATGCTAAATACAACATGTTTGGTAATGTGCATCCATGGGATAGACAAAACGATAATACTAGAGAGCGTTTACGCCAAGCTATGGCGGCTAATCCATATTTAAATGTACTTATTCAATCTGGGTATTACGATGGTGCTACGACTTACTTTAACGCTAAATATACCATGTGGCAAGTAGATCCTAGTGGTAAAATGAAAGATCGTTTTATGTTTAAAGGCTACAGAAGCGGCCATATGATGTATTTAAGACATGACGACCTTATTAAAGCAAACGACGATTTAAGGGCGTTTATTACCAAAACATCATCTACAGGAAAAGCTGCTAAATATTAA
- a CDS encoding TIGR02757 family protein, translating to MNKNDLKTFLNEKVNQYNNPKFITTDPIQVPHQFSKKEDIEIAAFLSATIAWGNRKSIIKNAKRMMDFMGNSPYDFVLNHSETDLEQLQPFVHRTFNGQDFQTFIKGLQHIYTNHQGLEHVFKTHAQEDSLQFAIHKFKHTFFEIEHQPRTQKHISDPFKKSAAKRINMFLRWMVRNDNTGVDFGLWKSLSSSQLSCPLDVHSGNVARKLGLLKRKQNDAKALLELDTALRKLDSEDPVKYDFALFGLGVFEGF from the coding sequence ATGAATAAAAACGACCTAAAAACTTTCCTCAACGAAAAAGTTAATCAATACAATAACCCAAAGTTTATTACAACTGACCCTATTCAAGTCCCGCATCAATTCAGTAAAAAAGAAGATATTGAAATAGCCGCATTTCTATCGGCTACTATTGCGTGGGGCAACCGAAAAAGTATTATTAAAAATGCCAAAAGAATGATGGATTTTATGGGGAATTCACCATACGATTTTGTATTAAACCATTCCGAAACTGATTTAGAACAGCTTCAACCTTTTGTACATCGCACATTTAATGGTCAAGATTTTCAAACATTTATAAAAGGATTACAGCATATTTACACCAATCATCAAGGGCTCGAACATGTTTTTAAAACACATGCACAAGAAGATTCGTTACAATTTGCTATTCATAAATTTAAACATACTTTTTTTGAAATAGAACACCAACCACGCACTCAAAAACATATTAGCGACCCTTTTAAAAAGTCGGCAGCCAAACGTATTAATATGTTTTTAAGATGGATGGTTAGAAATGATAATACAGGAGTAGATTTTGGTTTATGGAAGAGTCTATCATCTTCTCAATTATCTTGTCCGTTAGATGTTCATTCAGGAAATGTCGCTAGAAAATTAGGACTTCTTAAAAGAAAACAAAACGATGCTAAAGCTTTATTAGAGCTAGATACAGCACTAAGAAAACTAGACTCCGAAGACCCTGTAAAATATGACTTTGCACTATTTGGCTTAGGTGTTTTCGAAGGGTTTTAA